A part of Pseudochaenichthys georgianus chromosome 23, fPseGeo1.2, whole genome shotgun sequence genomic DNA contains:
- the itih5 gene encoding inter-alpha-trypsin inhibitor heavy chain H5 — MLLLLLTFLIICSSPTVLGQQEESLFEDDVDLADFDLDIAPRRVPRQVKTILTKESKPHIQELSIKTTIISRYAFTAVYCAMLNRHSAAAEGVFSFQIPAGAYVSNFTMIIGGRVYQSEVRPKQKKVQQENGKARNKESGEASPEQELEVFRMSASIPGRNRAVFLLTYEELLQRRLGRYEHVTSLRPLQLVSRLSLDVTIVDHSPITHLQVLPLRNGRSTNSGSSKTQVKKDPPVTSVIKQEKNICKITFGPNIVQQAKITTNGLLGDFVIRYDVQREMGIGDIQVLNGHFVHYFAPKDLPAVPKNVVFVIDTSASMVGTKIRQTKDALFTILKDLRPGDHFNFISFSNKIKVWQPNRLVPVTPLNIRDAKKFIYMMVPTGGTNIDGGIQTGSDLLREYLSSPDAGPNSVSLIIFMTDGRPTVGEIKPTAILGNTRSAVQEKFCIFTIGMGNDVDYRLLDRMALENCGMMRRIPEDADASAMLKGFYDEIGTPLLSDIRINYTEDSVQYVTQHLFTNYFNGSEIVIAGKLTNDSVESLHVQVTASNNDKNIILETDIPLGNRQIETEKHVNAARVAMASGPKTPASGVTHGLGIALGSIAEDFVQRVWGFLSVKEGLRSRLRSQTSKEREDHIKQATNLSLTYNFLTPLTNMVVEKPEVLADGTMAPTPTRPPSSGDAVSTVNELPSDAEDEEPQRDNKKPSSQNLSLGNKIGKVERRPDKKSITVFKTSADGDPHFVVEFPMSKLTVCFNINGEPGHILRLVSDHKNSGVTVNGKLIGAPAPPGSHKKQRTYFSTITIVVDLPKRAYIEVTPKKVILDGRDRMVLPCHSTVSVDSGVLSVSIVGKSNVTVTVGGNVMFVILLHQYKNPASYQRDHLGFYIGNSKGLSHQCHGLLGQFLYEEVGLAELPAEADSEPSPVLKVKERSVPVVKKNRRIFSGTQNVDCWFARNNAAKLIDGQYEDYLMSHMFDTGDWPHGTNTA; from the exons atgctgctgctgctgctcacttTTCTGATCATTTGCTCCAGTCCGACAGTTCTGGGGCAACAGGAGGAATCCCTGTTTGAAGATGATGTCGACCTCGCAGACTTTGATTTAGACATT GCGCCACGCAGGGTCCCACGGCAGGTGAAAACTATCTTAACAAAG GAGTCTAAGCCTCACATCCAAGAGCTCTCCATCAAGACCACCATCATCTCCCGCTACGCCTTCACCGCCGTGTACTGCGCCATGCTCAACCGACACTCCGCCGCCGCAGAGGGGGTTTTCAGCTTCCAGATCCCCGCCGGAGCATACGTCTCCAACTTCACCAT GATCATCGGAGGGCGCGTCTACCAGAGCGAGGTCAGGCCCAAGCAGAAGAAGGTCCAGCAGGAGAATGGAAAAGCCCGGAACAAAGAGTCAGGTGAAGCAAG CCCAGAGCAGGAGTTGGAGGTGTTCAGGATGTCGGCCAGCATCCCGGGTCGGAACCGGGCCGTGTTCCTGCTGACGTACGAGGAGCTGCTGCAGCGGCGGCTCGGACGCTACGAACACGTGACGAGCCTGCGACCGCTCCAGCTGGTCAGCCGCCTCAGCCTGGACGTCACCATCGTGGACCACTCCCCCATCACCCACCTCCAGGTGCTGCCGCTGCGCAACGGCAGGAGCACCAACTCCGGATCTTCAAAAACACAAG TGAAGAAGGACCCTCCCGTCACCTCTGTGATCAAACAGGAGAAAAACATCTGCAAGATCACCTTCGGCCCGAACATCGTCCAACAGGCCAAGATCACCACCAACGGCTTGCTGGGAGACTTTGTGATCCGCTACGATGTGCAGAGAGAGATGGGGATAGGAGACATTCAG GTTTTAAACGGCCACTTTGTCCACTACTTCGCCCCCAAAGACCTGCCGGCGGTGCCCAAGAATGTGGTGTTTGTGATCGACACCAGTGCCTCCATGGTGGGGACGAAGATCAGACAG aCTAAAGATGCTCTGTTCACCATTCTGAAGGATCTGCGACCTGGCGATCACTTTAACTTCATCAGCTTCTCCAACAAGATCAAAGTGTGGCAGCCGAATCGCCTCGTACCGGTGACGCCGCTGAACATCAGAGATGCCAAGAAGTTTATTTACATGATGGTGCCCACTGGAG GCACAAATATCGATGGTGGCATCCAAACTGGTTCCGATCTGCTTCGTGAGTACCTCTCAAGCCCTGACGCCGGCCCGAACAGCGTCTCCCTCATCATATTCATGACGGATGGACGGCCAACGGTAGGAGAGATCAAGCCCACAGCGATCTTGGGAAACACTCGCTCAGCTGTGCAGGAGAAGTTCTGCATCTTCACCATCGGGATGGGGAATGACGTGGATTATCGCCTGCTGGACCGCATGGCTCTGGAAAACTGTGGGATGATGAGACGCATCCCTGAGGACGCAGACGCCAGCGCTATGCTCAAAGG GTTCTATGATGAGATAGGAACTCCTCTACTGTCCGACATCAGGATCAACTACACAGAGGACTCGGTCCAGTACGTCACTCAGCATCTGTTCACCAACTACTTCAACGGCTCCGAGATTGTCATCGCCGGCAAGCTTACCAACGACAGCGTGGAATCGCTCCACGTCCAAGTTACAGCCAGCAACAATGACAAGAACATCATCCTGGAAACCGACATACCTCTGGGGAACCGGCAGATTGAGACTGAGAAACATGTGAATGCAGCCAGAGTAGCAATGGCGTCTGGCCCTAAAACACCAGCGTCAGGGGTCACACATGGATTAGGAATTGCTTTGGGTTCGATAGCGGAGGATTTTGTGCAGCGCGTCTGGGGTTTTCTGAGTGTCAAGGAAGGGCTACGGTCACGTCTACGCAGCCAAACTAGCAAAGAAAGAGAAGACCACATCAAGCAGGCAACCAATCTTTCTCTGACCTACAACTTCCTCACCCCCCTCACCAACATGGTGGTGGAGAAGCCTGAGGTCCTCGCCGATGGCACCATGGCCCCGACGCCAACCAGACCCCCATCATCTGGTGACGCTGTCTCAACTGTCAATGAGCTGCCAAGTGACGCAGAGGATGAAGAGCCACAGAGAGACAACAAAAAGCCAAGCAGTCAGAATCTATCTCTAGGCAACAAGATAG GTAAAGTTGAGAGAAGACCAGACAAGAAATCCATCACCGTCTTCAAAACATCAG CTGACGGTGACCCCCATTTTGTGGTGGAGTTCCCGATGAGTAAACTGACGGTTTGCTTCAACATCAACGGAGAGCCGGGACACATCCTGCGCCTGGTGTCCGACCACAAGAACTCTG GTGTGACAGTGAACGGTAAGCTAATCGGTGCCCCAGCTCCACCCGGCAGCCACAAGAAGCAGCGCACGTATTTCAGCACCATCACCATCGTGGTGGATCTTCCGAAACGCGCCTACATCGAGGTGACCCCTAAGAAGGTCATCCTGGACGGGCGGGACCGGATGGTACTGCCCTGCCACTCCACAGTGTCGGTGGACAGCGGCGTTCTGTCAGTGTCCATCGTGGGAAAGTCTAACGTGACGGTGACGGTCGGAGGAAACGTCATGTTCGTGATTCTGCTGCATCAGTACAAGAATCCAGCCTCATACCAGAGGGACCATCTAGGGTTTTACATCGGAAACAGCAAGGGGCTGTCGCATCAGTGCCACGGCCTGCTGG GTCAGTTCCTGTATGAGGAGGTGGGCCTGGCAGAACTTCCTGCGGAGGCAGACAGTGAACCGTCGCCCGTCCTGAAGGTGAAGGAGCGCTCTGTGCCGGTGGTGAAGAAAAACCGGAGGATCTTCAGCGGCACTCAGAACGTGGACTGCTGGTTCGCTCGCAACAATGCAGCCAAGCTGATAGACGGACAGTACGAGGACTATTTGATGTCACACATGTTCGACACGGGGGACTGGCCACATGGGACCAACACAGCATAA
- the tmem110l gene encoding transmembrane protein 110, like: MDMYGYNGVFLVRRFLDNGVSEVTNMSDINKANPHGCDNGALTDRFGVLIQGLLAIVAFSTLMLKRFREPSGIRRPWRIWFYDTSKQAIGALFIHFANVFLSTLTEEDPCSLYLMNFLLDATLGMLFLWLAVKLVSKLVEVKQWTLLMFGEYGDPPQAAAWLGQCGIYLLIMVLEKGVISLVLLVPGWSKLQEVLLGYIASPQLELVLVMLIVPFIVNSIMFWVVDSLMMRKYKTMKSLDDSCDVKKGDMLPWANSEESRVLLSVETDTDEALEGEEDDSGPLPHVQYSGGPLRPSWVVV; the protein is encoded by the exons ATGGACATGTACGGATACAACGGGGTCTTCTTGGTGAGAAGATTCCTGGATAATGGCGTTTCTGAAGTCACAAACATGTCTGATATCAACAAGGCGAATCCCCACGGCTGCGATAACGGAGCTCTAACGGACAGATTCGGAGTCTTGATCCAGGGACTGCTGGCTATCGTTGCCTTTAGTACGCTGATGT TGAAAAGGTTCCGAGAGCCTTCAGGGATCAGACGACCTTGGAGAATCTG GTTTTATGACACATCAAAGCAGGCCATCGGTGCTCTTTTCATCCACTTTGCTAACGTCTTCCTGTCCACGCTCACTGAAGAGGACCCATGCTCCCT GTATCTGATGAACTTCCTGCTGGACGCCACGCTGGGGATGCTCTTCCTCTGGCTGGCCGTGAAGTTGGTGTCCAAACTGGTGGAGGTCAAGCAGTGGACGCTGCTCATGTTTGGAGAATATG gggacCCCCCCCAGGCGGCAGCGTGGCTCGGTCAGTGCGGCATCTACCTGCTCATCATGGTGCTGGAGAAAGGGGTGATCAGCCTCGTGCTGCTCGTCCCCGGATGGTCCAAA ctgcaggaGGTGTTGCTAGGCTACATTGCTAGCCCTCAGCTGGAGCTGGTGCTAGTCATGCTCATTGTGCCATTCATAGTTAAC tcCATCATGTTCTGGGTGGTGGACAGCCTGATGATGAGGAAGTACAAAACGATGAAGAGCCTGGATGACTCCTGTGACGTGAAGAAGGGTGACATGCTGCCCTGGGCCAACAGCGAGGAGTCACGG GTGCTGCTGAGCGTGGAGACGGACACAGACGAGGCTTTGGAGGGGGAGGAAGACGATAGCGGACCACTTCCTCACGTGCAGTATTCTGGAGGACCGCTGAGGCCCAGCTGGGTGGTGGTGTAA